Proteins encoded together in one Drosophila albomicans strain 15112-1751.03 chromosome 2R, ASM965048v2, whole genome shotgun sequence window:
- the LOC117573281 gene encoding E3 ubiquitin-protein ligase Godzilla — protein sequence MARNRCTPVQLALLGLCLICHQTMLEGHVLVYRRTTSQLIEEFNDLPSSFGPSISGNSLRVFVVPQDTNNPYACTHLKPPPRTGYPTGAKFVAIISRGGDCTFEQKVRVAQNASFFAVIIYNNEGDELQQMTANNSTGIHISSVFVGLTTGKTLLSFSSPEVVLIINDELPFNINTQLILPFSILIGLCFLTMIIYMIYKCIREQRRLRRYRLPKSMLKKLPVLRYTKNNTNIKYETCVICLDDFVEDDKLRVLPCSHPYHTHCIDPWLTENRRVCPICKRKVFTKGETRASRNRQPSLDSVTDTDDDTTPLLQQQPQTATAAAAAAVAAGASGSNSASINSTGITRHGTFRHGDVVRNNSTSEAVDYHSSDDENALLEATTQANTSSASQRRVNPFDRAPNLPAHLADHLNEPRESLWTRLNFSFLFRRQPLGISVAAPPYLENVESGTSVVRGLEETATSVAMPTPTPTSNNILNPNLSGSFKDDDDMPPHRSIYEPIAINTPATEHGTSAGADESAFLQTPTQGGIGVAALPHGADDRQFLI from the exons ATGGCCAGGAATCGTTGTACCCCAGTGCAGTTGGCATTGCTTGGTCTCTGCCTGATTTGCCACCAAACAATGCTCGAGGGCCATGTGCTCGTCTACAGACGCACCACAAGTCAG TTGATTGAGGAGTTCAATGATTTGCCATCCAGTTTTGGTCCATCTATATCGGGCAACAGTCTGCGAGTGTTTGTGGTGCCACAGGATACAAATAATCCGTATGCTTGTACGCATCTAAAACCGCCACCCCGTACTGGATATCCAACGGGTGCCAAATTCGTGGCCATTATATCACG CGGCGGAGATTGTACATTTGAGCAAAAGGTGCGTGTGGCACAAAATGCTTCATTTTTTGCTGTGATCATCTACAACAATGAAGGCGACGAATTGC AACAAATGACGGCCAATAATAGCACCGGCATACATATATCCTCCGTTTTTGTGGGTCTAACCACGGGCAAGACACTGCTATCGTTCTCTTCGCCCGAGGTGGTGCTAATCATCAACGATGAACTGCCCTTCAATATCAACACACAGCTGATATTGCCATTTTCCATACTGATTGGCCTCTGTTTTCTTACCATG ATTATCTATATGATATACAAGTGTATAAGGGAGCAGCGGCGTCTGCGTCGTTATCGTTTACCAAAGAGCATGCTGAAGAAGCTGCCAGTGCTGCGCTACACGAAAAACAATACGAACATCAAGTATGAGACCTGTGTCATTTGTCTCGATGACTTTGTCGAGGATGACAAGCTGCGTGTGTTGCCCTGCTCGCATC CTTATCACACGCATTGTATTGATCCCTGGTTAACTGAGAACCGTCGTGTGTGCCCCATATGCAAGCGGAAGGTTTTTACGAAGGGCGAAACTCGTGCGAGTCGGAATCGACAGCCTTCTTTAGATAGCGTCACCGATACTGATGATGACACCACAccgctgctgcaacagcagccacaaacagcaactgcagctgctgctgccgccgtcgCTGCTGGCGCCAGTGGGAGCAACAGCGCTAGCATCAATTCGACTGGCATCACAAGACACGGCACATTTCGTCACGGCGATGTTGTGCGCAACAACTCAACATCTGAGGCGGTCGATTATCACAGCTCAGATGATGAAAATG CGCTGCTGGAAGCCACGACACAGGCTAATACATCGTCAGCATCCCAACGACGTGTCAATCCATTCGATCGGGCTCCGAATTTGCCCGCTCATCTGGCGGATCACTTGAATGAGCCAAGGGAGAGCCTATGGACGCGTCTCAACTTCAG cttccTATTCCGTCGTCAGCCCCTTGGCATTAGTGTTGCAGCGCCGCCGTATCTGGAAAACGTGGAGTCTGGCACCAGTGTTGTACGCGGCTTGGAGGAAACTGCCACAAGTGTTGCGAtgcccacgcccacgcccacatcAAACAACATCCTCAATCCGAATTTAAGCGGCTCCTTCAAAGATGATGACGATATGCCACCGCATCGTTCAATTTACGAACCTATCGCAATCAATACGCCAGCCACAGAGCATGGCACATCTGCGGGGGCAGATGAATCAGCGTTTCTACAAACGCCCACACAGGGCGGCATTGGAGTAGCCGCGTTGCCGCATGGCGCCGATGATCGCCAGTTTCTCATATGA
- the LOC117573279 gene encoding transmembrane and coiled-coil domains protein 2 isoform X2 translates to MRHNSPVSRERSSDSTTAAAASSAVAATAAAVTGNVATTTSSASAAAATTTATGTGTTSATSTTANSNSSASSSTVAAAQAAVYSGGNTVTGSLGSSGGVAVRGFRSHSPTHRRRSRERQRRTHGSDQGGLLAYSGLIGEGSSFIAAVRGGGDGGGGGGGSAGTGSGLEDSRLSGNEDYYSSFVSDEFDSSKKLHHRRTHERSSSVQAIDRLNTKIQCTKESIRQEQTARDDNVNEYLKLAASADKQQLQRIKAVFEKKNQKSAHSISQLQKKLDNYTKRAKDLQNHQYQTKSQHRQPREVLRDVGQGLRNVGGNIRDGITGFSGSVMSKPREFAHLIKNKFGSADNINQMSEAELQGIQSGDADVLNVGNNERLPQLPGMGTSTGSGGGNNNNNTGTGSGTGKFNSDNGSECSSVTSESIPAGSGKSQSGASQYHIVLKSLLTELAERKAENDKLKERIERLETGQKEFNNLTSTLESERYRAEGLEEQINDLTELHQNEIENLKQTIADMEEKVQYQSDERLRDVNEVLENCQTRISKMEHMSQQQYVTVEGIDNSNARALVVKLINVVLTILQVVLLLVATAAGIIMPFLKTRVRVLTTFLTICIIIFVIRQWPDVQDIGAGLVRHLKQSLVVK, encoded by the exons ATGCGCCACAATTCGCCAGTGTCCAGGGAGCGCAGCAGCGACTcgaccacagcagcagcagcatcgtcaGCGgtagcagccacagcagcagccgtcaCAGGAAACGTTGCAACAACGACGTCGTCAGcgtcagcggcagcagcaacgacaacagcaacaggaacgGGAACAACGTCGGCAACGTCGACGACAGCCAACAGCAATTCGTCGGCCTCGTCCAGCACAGTGGCAGCTGCACAGGCGGCTGTCTATAGCGGCGGCAACACGGTGACCGGCAGTCTGGGCAGCagtgggggcgtggcagtgcGAGGTTTTCGCAGCCACAGCCCCACACACCGTCGACGCAGCCGTGAGCGACAGCGACGCACCCATGGCTCCGATCAAGGCGGTCTCCTCGCCTACAGCGGCCTCATAGGCGAGGGCAGCAGCTTCATTGCTGCTGTCCGTGGCGGTGGCGATggcggaggcggtggcggtggcagcgcTGGCACTGGCAGCGGACTGGAGGATTCACGTTTGTCCGGCAACGAAGATTACTACTCGTCGTTTGTCTCCGATGAGTTTGACAGCAGCAAGAAGCTGCATCATCGTCGCACTCACGAGCGCAGCTCCAGCGTGCAGGCCATCGATCGGCTCAACACGAAGATACAGTGCACCAAGGAGTCCATACGACAGGAACAAACTGCTCGAGATG ACAATGTCAACGAGTATCTGAAACTCGCAGCCAGCGCCGacaaacagcaactgcagcgcaTCAAG gcggTGTTCGAGAAAAAGAATCAGAAAAGCGCACACAGCATTTCACAGCTACAGAAAAAGTTGGACAACTATACGAAACGCGCCAAGGATCTGCAGAATCATCAATATCAGACCAAGAGCCAGCATCGCCAGCCACGCGAAGTGCTGCGCGACGTGGGCCAAGGACTGCGCAATGTGGGCGGCAACATACGTGACGGCATCACGGGATTCTCCGGTTCGGTGATGTCCAAGCCGCGCGAATTTGCGCATCTCATTAAGAACAAATTTGGCAGTGCCGATAATATCAATCAAATGAGCGAGGCCGAGCTGCAGGGCATACAATCGGGCGACGCGGATGTCCTCAACGTGGGCAACAACGAGCGTTTGCCACAGCTGCCCGGCATGGGCACCTCCACAGGTTCCGGTggtggcaataacaacaacaacaccggAACAGGCAGCGGCACTGGGAAATTcaacagcgacaacggcaGCGAGTGCAGCAGCGTCACCAGCGAAAGCATACCAGCGGG CTCTGGCAAGAGTCAATCAGGCGCCAGCCAATATCACATTGTGCTCAAATCATTGCTGACCGAACTGGCCGAGCGTAAGGCTGAAAACGACAAGCTCAAGGAGCGCATCGAGCGTCTAGAG ACGGGCCAAAAAGAGTTCAACAATTTGACCTCGACACTCGAAAGTGAACGCTATCGTGCCGAGGGTTTGGAAGAGCAAATCAATGACTTGACGGAATTGCATCAg AATGAAATTGAGAATCTGAAACAAACCATTGCTGACATGGAGGAGAAAGTACAATACCAAAGCGATGAAAGACTACGTGACGTCAACGAAGTGCTCGAGAACTGTCAGACAAGG ATATCGAAAATGGAGCATATGTCACAGCAGCAATATGTCACCGTCGAGGGCATCGATAACTCAAATGCTCGCGCTCTGGTTGTGAAACTCATCAATGTGGTATTAACGATATTGCAAGTGGTATTGCTGTTGGTAGCCACCGCCGCTGGCATTATAATGCCATTTCTCAAGACGAG GGTGCGCGTGCTGACCACTTTTCTGACGATTTGCATCATCATCTTTGTGATACGACAATGGCCAGATGTTCAGGATATAGGCGCAGGACTTGTGCGGCATCTCAAACAGTCGCTGGTTGTCAAGTGA
- the LOC117573279 gene encoding transmembrane and coiled-coil domains protein 2 isoform X1 produces the protein MDSLTTLTSGQSTCRDHLSLQPLQKLRSSRGSSSNLRTSRSPSASRSSEQMSRERSSDSTTAAAASSAVAATAAAVTGNVATTTSSASAAAATTTATGTGTTSATSTTANSNSSASSSTVAAAQAAVYSGGNTVTGSLGSSGGVAVRGFRSHSPTHRRRSRERQRRTHGSDQGGLLAYSGLIGEGSSFIAAVRGGGDGGGGGGGSAGTGSGLEDSRLSGNEDYYSSFVSDEFDSSKKLHHRRTHERSSSVQAIDRLNTKIQCTKESIRQEQTARDDNVNEYLKLAASADKQQLQRIKAVFEKKNQKSAHSISQLQKKLDNYTKRAKDLQNHQYQTKSQHRQPREVLRDVGQGLRNVGGNIRDGITGFSGSVMSKPREFAHLIKNKFGSADNINQMSEAELQGIQSGDADVLNVGNNERLPQLPGMGTSTGSGGGNNNNNTGTGSGTGKFNSDNGSECSSVTSESIPAGSGKSQSGASQYHIVLKSLLTELAERKAENDKLKERIERLETGQKEFNNLTSTLESERYRAEGLEEQINDLTELHQNEIENLKQTIADMEEKVQYQSDERLRDVNEVLENCQTRISKMEHMSQQQYVTVEGIDNSNARALVVKLINVVLTILQVVLLLVATAAGIIMPFLKTRVRVLTTFLTICIIIFVIRQWPDVQDIGAGLVRHLKQSLVVK, from the exons ATGGATTCGTTGACAACATTGACCAGCGGTCAAAGCACGTGCCGTGATCATTTATCGCTGCAGCCTTTGCAGAAGCTGCGATCGTCTCGTGGTTCCAGCTCCAATTTGAGGACAAGTCGTTCACCTTCCGCCAGCCGAAGTAGCGagcaaa TGTCCAGGGAGCGCAGCAGCGACTcgaccacagcagcagcagcatcgtcaGCGgtagcagccacagcagcagccgtcaCAGGAAACGTTGCAACAACGACGTCGTCAGcgtcagcggcagcagcaacgacaacagcaacaggaacgGGAACAACGTCGGCAACGTCGACGACAGCCAACAGCAATTCGTCGGCCTCGTCCAGCACAGTGGCAGCTGCACAGGCGGCTGTCTATAGCGGCGGCAACACGGTGACCGGCAGTCTGGGCAGCagtgggggcgtggcagtgcGAGGTTTTCGCAGCCACAGCCCCACACACCGTCGACGCAGCCGTGAGCGACAGCGACGCACCCATGGCTCCGATCAAGGCGGTCTCCTCGCCTACAGCGGCCTCATAGGCGAGGGCAGCAGCTTCATTGCTGCTGTCCGTGGCGGTGGCGATggcggaggcggtggcggtggcagcgcTGGCACTGGCAGCGGACTGGAGGATTCACGTTTGTCCGGCAACGAAGATTACTACTCGTCGTTTGTCTCCGATGAGTTTGACAGCAGCAAGAAGCTGCATCATCGTCGCACTCACGAGCGCAGCTCCAGCGTGCAGGCCATCGATCGGCTCAACACGAAGATACAGTGCACCAAGGAGTCCATACGACAGGAACAAACTGCTCGAGATG ACAATGTCAACGAGTATCTGAAACTCGCAGCCAGCGCCGacaaacagcaactgcagcgcaTCAAG gcggTGTTCGAGAAAAAGAATCAGAAAAGCGCACACAGCATTTCACAGCTACAGAAAAAGTTGGACAACTATACGAAACGCGCCAAGGATCTGCAGAATCATCAATATCAGACCAAGAGCCAGCATCGCCAGCCACGCGAAGTGCTGCGCGACGTGGGCCAAGGACTGCGCAATGTGGGCGGCAACATACGTGACGGCATCACGGGATTCTCCGGTTCGGTGATGTCCAAGCCGCGCGAATTTGCGCATCTCATTAAGAACAAATTTGGCAGTGCCGATAATATCAATCAAATGAGCGAGGCCGAGCTGCAGGGCATACAATCGGGCGACGCGGATGTCCTCAACGTGGGCAACAACGAGCGTTTGCCACAGCTGCCCGGCATGGGCACCTCCACAGGTTCCGGTggtggcaataacaacaacaacaccggAACAGGCAGCGGCACTGGGAAATTcaacagcgacaacggcaGCGAGTGCAGCAGCGTCACCAGCGAAAGCATACCAGCGGG CTCTGGCAAGAGTCAATCAGGCGCCAGCCAATATCACATTGTGCTCAAATCATTGCTGACCGAACTGGCCGAGCGTAAGGCTGAAAACGACAAGCTCAAGGAGCGCATCGAGCGTCTAGAG ACGGGCCAAAAAGAGTTCAACAATTTGACCTCGACACTCGAAAGTGAACGCTATCGTGCCGAGGGTTTGGAAGAGCAAATCAATGACTTGACGGAATTGCATCAg AATGAAATTGAGAATCTGAAACAAACCATTGCTGACATGGAGGAGAAAGTACAATACCAAAGCGATGAAAGACTACGTGACGTCAACGAAGTGCTCGAGAACTGTCAGACAAGG ATATCGAAAATGGAGCATATGTCACAGCAGCAATATGTCACCGTCGAGGGCATCGATAACTCAAATGCTCGCGCTCTGGTTGTGAAACTCATCAATGTGGTATTAACGATATTGCAAGTGGTATTGCTGTTGGTAGCCACCGCCGCTGGCATTATAATGCCATTTCTCAAGACGAG GGTGCGCGTGCTGACCACTTTTCTGACGATTTGCATCATCATCTTTGTGATACGACAATGGCCAGATGTTCAGGATATAGGCGCAGGACTTGTGCGGCATCTCAAACAGTCGCTGGTTGTCAAGTGA